GCTGATGGGCTTGGAGTGCTTCTTGGAGTTGATGAACTCCGTGGCTCCCAGGGCTTTGGCCTTGGCACACTTCTCGTCCTTGACGTCGATGGCGATGATTCTAGAGGCGCCCGCGTTCCGACATCCCATGACTGCGGCGAGGCCAACAGCCCCCATGCCGAACACGGCACACGTAGAGCCGGGggtgacctgcacacacacacacacacacgtattagtaacactttattttatttttatacacacacagatcTATAAAGTACCACCTGCAACCTATGTATGTTTCTACACAAAGCGCTGtgttctctgtcactttctctctgtcacatgtgcacacgcatgcatgcgcactcacacacacgcgcacgcgcgcacacacacacacacacacacacacacacacacacacacacacacacacacacacacacacacacacacacacacacacacacacacacacaataaccaaTGGCCACTTGACTTCCACACTCACCGCAGCTGTGTTGACGGCCGCCCCGTAGCCCGTGGAGATGCCGCAGCCCAGCAGGCAGACCCGGTCCAGCCTGGCGTCGTCGGCGATCTTGGCCACGGCGATCTGGTTGAGCACGGTGTACTCGGAGAAGGTGCTGGTGCCCATGAACTGCAGGATCTTCTGGCCCCGGCAGGTGAAGCGCGAGTCCTCCTCCGACATGATGCCGTAACGCATGCTCGCCCTACGCAGTGCCCAAGAGAGAAGGTCAAAACAAAATGTAGCAATGCTGGGTAGACCAAATCCTTAATCcttaggtgcactgtgtaggatggggcccagagtaggtattgcaactatgccacTCACTGAAACTGTTCTGCCAATTGCCAAATCAATATTTACTATGTAAAAAACGAATATTTAGTTGTATGACTCGGGTGaagaaagttttgcagctaaaacatctatttctagaaattccaaatggcagacatggagaagatccagctTTTCATGTATTCACAATGAGTGcctggaatttgatggtggtggtaagtttttGTGTGGAAAatgtaacgttttttttttactcattctGCACTCATCTGGCAATTATCAGATCCCAAATTATTATCAAATCCTGCCCTCCTTTTCACAATGAGAATGGAGACGTTATTGAGAAAATTATTGAGAAAAAAACATATACatgatatatgttttttttttccatcaatgacattgacattgaccttCCGTTCCTTCCTATTTAGTCCCATTAACATTTCTCCATGTAATCTACAGACTATTGTCCATCTTCAACCCACAAAATGTTTAGCCTGATCACTAACATTTCAGTAATGTTTAGGTGAGTGTGTATGGATGTTAAATCACCAGCTCTCTTCACACAAGTTGGTCTTGGGGCACTTGCAAAACATGCAACTTCCACACtgagagatgaagagggggatGACTTTGTCACctaaagaaacacacaaaaacatggggTATATTATACGTATATTATACATATTATGACTATTTTTTCAGATTTCCAGCACAAAATACATGTTTAATATTCTGCACCCAATATTTGAGTTTTACTCAGGCAGAGATACAATAGTTCAAGATACAAAACTTAACTGCTTACTCTGCTATCATCTCCACTTCCTATAGGTAATTAACCCCTTTTCTTCCCATCATATCCACCTCCTTACATTAACCCCATtgtgcagagcctttgttataacattGCTGttgccaaaatggtaatggctatgtcttaatccagtgtttcccaaccttttttgtctcatgtacccccccaAGCCTTTACGTTGTGCCATGACATGAGTaacccctaactcatgttttgcatcactttttctattccagtgtgactatgctccatgcatttgttaaaattacatttttccaagtaccccctgcagtgtactcgcgtacccctagtggtacacgtacccctggttgggaaacattgtcttaatctgttacttaaggctctctgtaatgccatagcaatgctgttatgatttgcagtatttccagcaaatactgaataggcccgctggtctGGCTGCCGGCATCCCCTTCTGCACAAAGAGGGTCTACAAGGCTTAAAAATGGTGCAGAGTTCTGACCTGTCTTGAACTCGGTGACCCCTTCGCCCACGCTCTCCACGATGCCGGCCCCCTCGTGGCCCAGCACAGCTGGGAAGCCCTCCTCATGCTTCCCCTCAAACAGGTGGTACAGGTCCGTGTGGCACACACCTGTGGCGATTATCTGACGACACCACACGACAACAACAAGGAGATGGTGAAGAAACTCATCCCATGTGGGTCTTTAGGACTAGGCGAGGTACATAAGTGTAGCCAAGTTATAGATACTGTACTTTGATACCTTCGGAAACATAGCTAATACACTTCAATTAACTTCATTTTGCCAGTTCAGGATAAAGAAAATATGGGCAATGTATGGGCAAATTACTTTTTGACTGTAATTATTTAGTTATTATTTGGCATTTACATTTTGTAATTTTTGTGCAATAGGTCCCCTTGCAGGGACATTATTAATTTGATCTACAACTGACCTTGATGCGGACTTCACCTTTCTGTGGAGGGGCCACCTCAATCTCTTCCATCACCAGGGGGGCATTGGGCTTCCAGGCCACAGCCGCCTTACACTTGATcacctacacaaacaaacaaacaaacaaacacgcacgcacgcacacacaattttagATGTTAACAACACAATACACCAACACACTCACTGACCACTTTATTAGGTGCACCTTGCTGCTGTGGGTTGCTCCAGCAATGAGTGAAAGtgcatctgcgcaaagaggctatgAATGGTCAGAGGGACGCACAcacagtggcctagtggttaaaagGAAATGGTTTAAATCCAagggttgccagttcaaatcccacccttcaacTCCCTCCCTATCTATCTCCCTGCATGGCTGAGGGGCCCTTGATCAAGGTAccttaccccacactgctccaggggccgcaaccaataccctgtacttaaaataattgTGAGCcacattggataaaagtgtcagctgagtggaatgtaatgtaatgtgagggTTTGATTATGTAGGTTACTTGGTCTAGGGCAGCATCACTCTCTACTGCCCCCTCTGGCTACACGAGAAACACCTCAAAtactccaaccgtatctcactcatttcgtgaagtattcacgaaaaaaatagattaattttcgtggtgcattcacgttattgcccgcctttcgtaaagtcttcacgaaaataatagattcattttcacgctgcctattcacttgaattgcccgactgttgcctagcgacccactagtttgatgccctttcggtagcctaccgtcacatggtaatcaaacatttcaaacaagcaatttagggttaggtttagggtcaaggttagggttaaggttagggttaggtttagggttaagtagggttaaggttagggttaggtttaggtttaggtttaggggacataaggcgtaagtaccgaaagggcgtcgaattagcaccccctccccgcccctgcagccgtttggataaccatagcagcagtggggcaattcaagtgaataggcagcgtgaaaattaatttattattttcgtgaaaactttacgaaaggcgggcaataacgtgaatgcaccacgaaaattactctattattttcgtgaagactttacgaaaggcgtgagatagggctcaatACACATGACAGCCTCACACATCAGCTGACAGCCAACCTTCCCTATGAGACCACATTCGTTCGTGCACGTGTGaacatgaataaacacacacacacacacacgtgcacaaacatcaAGAGGGCACATTTCTGCAGGCATGGGGGACCCTGTCAGCAAAAACTAACAAACTATGTATCTCCCACAGACGATGTTTGGTACACCACTGTCC
The Engraulis encrasicolus isolate BLACKSEA-1 chromosome 12, IST_EnEncr_1.0, whole genome shotgun sequence DNA segment above includes these coding regions:
- the LOC134459876 gene encoding alcohol dehydrogenase 1-like, translating into MATAGKVIKCKAAVAWKPNAPLVMEEIEVAPPQKGEVRIKIIATGVCHTDLYHLFEGKHEEGFPAVLGHEGAGIVESVGEGVTEFKTGDKVIPLFISQCGSCMFCKCPKTNLCEESWASMRYGIMSEEDSRFTCRGQKILQFMGTSTFSEYTVLNQIAVAKIADDARLDRVCLLGCGISTGYGAAVNTAAVTPGSTCAVFGMGAVGLAAVMGCRNAGASRIIAIDVKDEKCAKAKALGATEFINSKKHSKPISEVLIEMTNGGVDFSLECVGSVQVMRSALEACQRGWGVSVIVGWTDMEDFSARPIQLIAGKTWKGSLFGGLGKDSVPQLVLDYKSGKINLDEFVTHNMPLAKVNDAIELMKTGECIRTILAVCPQ